The following proteins are co-located in the Apium graveolens cultivar Ventura chromosome 5, ASM990537v1, whole genome shotgun sequence genome:
- the LOC141723557 gene encoding transmembrane and coiled-coil domain-containing protein STS1-like, with protein MATSILTPIQRYAAGGLLGLALHQAQTHQTRSLDSILDDDDDDFNSSSGSNITTPVSVSSNPDLWVNATSNLLRPIFSFLEIDDQAWPGLEETAGSPSGTHHVGAFIRLLADDSDTSSEMKDREHGLSNAVSSMAASMDASEEMAFYEERHREYEQEWRDKFSNPVQPQPEVIDDDRETDEHDANGRETGIQHANGRQTEKKAANGRETDEQDANDRETDDQDAKVHETHEQDVTRETHEHDANDRETDEQDANDRGTHEHNGNDRGTDEQYPDVRETDEQDTNIRETDEQDANGRETNEQNANGRETDKHDENGSETDEQDANDRETDEQDAVGKPSIMEEPSTGSRKRSDAKIFEEVSLLDHKRKVAVLFELLTACLAKTPELDKNVKRRKHDYDARHRAALRLLSTWFDIEWIKMEAIETIVASSAMAIMKEKKAKEQEADSSQSRWVKWRRGGIIGAAALTGGTLMAITGGLAAPAIAAGFGALAPTLGTMIPVIGASGFAAAATAAGSAAGSVAVAASFGAAGAGLSGTKMARRTGSIDEFEFKVVGETCKKGRLAVEVLISGFVFEEDDYVKPWEGQTDNSERYALQWESKHLIAVSTAIQDWLASSLALTLMQQGAMMTVLSSLLTALIWPATLLSLTSFIDSKWSIAVDRSDKAGKMLAEEVLEKGLQGQRPVTLLGFSLGARVIFKCLQCLSESEDNAGLIERVVLLGSPIAIQDENWEAVRKMVSGRFVNAYSTNDWTLGVAFRASLMSRGLAGIQPVDVPGIENVDVTEVIEGHSSYLWATKQIIEQLKLNAYYPMTPSKDSS; from the exons ATGGCGACATCGATATTGACACCAATACAGAGATACGCGGCGGGAGGTCTGTTGGGTCTGGCATTACACCAAGCTCAAACACACCAGACTCGCTCTCTCGATTCTATTCTCGACGATGACGATGATGATTTTAACAGCTCCTCCGGTAGCAACATCACCACGCCTGTTTCAGTCTCTTCTAACCCCGACCTTTGGGTTAACGCCACTTCTAATCTCCTCCGCCCTATCTTCAG TTTTTTAGAAATTGATGATCAAGCCTGGCCTGGACTTGAGGAAACGGCGGGATCTCCTTCCGGAACTCATCACGTTGGAGCT TTCATAAGATTGCTTGCCGATGATAGTGATACTTCTTCAGAAATGAAGGATCGGGAGCATGGATTGTCAAATGCTGTTAGTAGTATGGCAGCAAGCATGGATGCTTCAGAAGAAATGGCATTTTATGAGGAAAGGCATCGTGAATATGAACAAGAGTGGCGCGACAAATTTTCAAATCCTGTCCAACCACAGCCTGAGGTGATAGATGATGACCGTGAAACTGATGAACATGATGCAAATGGCCGTGAAACTGGTATTCAGCATGCAAATGGCCGTCAAACTGAAAAGAAGGCTGCAAATGGCCGTGAAACTGATGAGCAGGATGCAAATGACCGTGAAACTGATGACCAGGATGCAAAAGTACATGAAACTCATGAACAGGATGTAACCCGTGAAACTCATGAGCATGATGCAAATGACCGTGAAACTGATGAGCAGGATGCAAATGACCGTGGAACTCATGAGCATAATGGAAATGACCGTGGAACTGATGAGCAGTATCCAGATGTCCGCGAAACTGATGAGCAGGATACAAATATCCGTGAAACTGATGAGCAGGATGCAAATGGCCGTGAAACTAATGAGCAGAATGCAAATGGCCGTGAAACTGATAAGCATGATGAAAATGGCAGTGAAACTGATGAGCAGGATGCAAATGACCGTGAAACTGATGAGCAGGATGCAGTGGGCAAGCCATCTATTATGGAAGAGCCATCTACTGGGTCTCGCAAGAGATCTGATGCAAAAATATTTGAAGAGGTTTCCCTGCTTGACCACAAGAGGAAAGTGGCAGttctattcgaacttctcacAGCCTGTCTGGCAAAAACACCTGAACTTGACAAAAATGTAAAACGACGAAAGCACGACTATGACGCTCGTCACCGTGCGGCTCTGCGGTTGCTCTCAACTTGGTTCGACATTGAGTGGATAAAGATG GAAGCTATTGAGACCATAGTTGCTAGCTCGGCAATGGCCATAATGAAAGAGAAAAAGGCTAAAGAACAAGAAGCAGACTCTTCACAAAGTAGATGGGTTAAGTGGAGACGTGGAGGTATCATTGGTGCAGCAGCGCTAACTGGAGGAACCTTAATGGCGATAACTGGTG GTTTGGCAGCTCCAGCAATTGCTGCAGGATTTGGCGCTCTAGCACCTACACTGGGTACTATGATCCCCGTAATTGGAGCAAGTGGCTTTGCTGCTGCTGCAACTGCAGCAGGAAGTGCTGCAGGTTCTGTTGCAGTTGCTGCATCATTTGGAG CTGCTGGAGCGGGACTATCCGGGACAAAAATGGCGAGGAGAACCGGAAGCATTGATGAGTTTGAGTTCAAAGTTGTTGGAGAAACCTGTAAAAAAGGC AGGCTGGCAGTTGAAGTGTTGATCTCGGGCTTTGTGTTCGAGGAAGATGATTATGTAAAACCTTGGGAAGGACAAACTGATAACTCAGAACG GTATGCGCTGCAGTGGGAGTCAAAGCATCTGATTGCTGTAAGCACTGCAATTCAGGACTGGCTGGCATCAA GCCTTGCATTGACGTTGATGCAGCAAGGTGCAATGATGACTGTATTAAGCAGTCTTTTAACAGCATTAATCTGGCCAGCGACATTACTTTCTCTTACTAGTTTCATTGATAGCAAATGGTCAATTGCTGTAGACAG ATCTGATAAGGCAGGAAAAATGCTTGCTGAAGAAGTTTTAGAGAAGGGATTGCAAGGACAAAG GCCCGTGACATTACTGGGTTTTTCACTTGGAGCACGAGTCATTTTCAAGTGTCTCCAGTGTCTCTCTGAATCTGAAGATAATG CTGGGCTAATAGAGAGAGTTGTACTCCTTGGTTCGCCTATTGCCATCCAAGATGAAAACTGGGAAGCTGTAAGAAAG ATGGTGTCTGGTAGATTCGTAAACGCTTATTCTACAAATGACTGGACACTTGGAGTTGCCTTCCGTGCTAG CCTCATGTCTCGAGGACTAGCTGGAATTCAACCAGTTGATGTCCCAGGAATTGAGAAT GTCGATGTAACAGAAGTAATTGAGGGCCACTCGTCATATCTCTGGGCTACCAAACAGATAATAGAACAGCTTAAGCTCAATGCCTACTATCCTATGACGCCTAGTAAGGATTCATCATAA